The Trichoderma atroviride chromosome 5, complete sequence genome contains a region encoding:
- a CDS encoding uncharacterized protein (EggNog:ENOG41): MHAHKPLCTEQLLSAIQLRLANEHDDPVLDTRGRRLSEQKLESICRYLIVKDARGKWAFPHASVQEYFVEKHTELTNKDARIEVAKLSLLVLMEYYQSSTPTESSGSGQLSNETAGDDSSIVCKPDSVDSLKHYLSQYWVLHIRDVQGVPDGNKQISKLLERFMISLDNPCHSTLEYQKWLEYIGLLGNNYSFNLDVCQGRDLMPAENPAFGIVVLGITLDEKEWAKTCLERKLEELHKYGLDTLSLAAQYGRAELCVSLIKMGSDPKRILPSRTGALDQAIMKKETTSVKELLMHGADPNVDTKRCPLCQAVFFGGREIFELLIKHGALLDGPCSSCVFSCPLEAAAYLNNEDAADILINAGATVDLRLDGEFSTPLVTAAYYGSFKVAKLLIKYRADVKIKQEPIDSNTIGGVLGAAFCSHQAIKLVSYLIEEAEADPNRIIEDLMGRNPWVSNPLESRGKISEWLFRNKHLNPDEVQGLEIGDCRALKPLVRTAKRFARERSSGSSSLQESEIRALKGANRNSGR, from the coding sequence ATGCATGCGCATAAACCACTTTGCACGGAGCAACTTCTTTCGGCAATACAACTGCGTTTAGCCAACGAGCATGATGACCCGGTCCTGGACACTAGGGGCCGTAGGCTATCGGAGCAGAAGTTAGAAAGTATCTGCCGTTATCTTATCGTCAAGGATGCTCGGGGCAAATGGGCCTTTCCTCACGCATCCGTCCAAGAATATTTCGTCGAGAAGCACACCGAATTAACCAATAAAGATGCCCGGATTGAGGTGGCCAAATTGTCGCTGTTGGTACTTATGGAATATTACCAGAGTTCTACCCCGACAGAATCTTCCGGATCAGGTCAACTGAGCAACGAGACCGCAGGAGATGATAGCAGCATCGTATGCAAGCCTGATTCAGTAGATTCTCTCAAACACTACTTATCACAATACTGGGTGTTGCACATCAGAGATGTACAAGGTGTGCCTGATGGAAACAAGCAGATCTCGAAACTTCTCGAACGATTCATGATCTCCCTAGACAATCCATGCCACTCGACCCTGGAGTACCAAAAATGGTTGGAATATATTGGCTTGCTAGGAAACAACTATTCCTTCAATCTCGACGTCTGTCAAGGAAGAGACTTGATGCCTGCCGAAAACCCGGCGTTCGGGATAGTGGTTCTTGGTATCACTCTCGATGAGAAAGAATGGGCAAAAACCTGTCTTGAACGCAAATTGGAAGAGCTTCACAAATACGGCCTTGATACTCTCTCGCTGGCTGCGCAATATGGACGCGCTGAACTTTGTGTCTCACTCATTAAAATGGGAAGTGACCCAAAGAGAATTCTACCCTCCAGGACCGGTGCCTTGGATCAGGCTATTATGAAGAAGGAGACTACTTCTGTCAAAGAGCTTCTAATGCACGGGGCTGATCCTAACGTCGATACTAAGCGCTGTCCGTTATGTCAAGCGGTGTTTTTCGGCGGTCGTGAAATCTTCGAGCTTCTAATTAAGCATGGGGCCCTTCTCGACGGACCTTGTTCGTCCTGTGTCTTCAGTTGTCCTTTAGAGGCCGCTGCATACTTAAACAATGAAGATGCCGCAGATATTTTGATCAACGCCGGGGCGACTGTGGACCTGCGCCTCGACGGCGAATTCAGCACTCCCCTTGTTACTGCTGCTTACTATGGCTCTTTCAAAGTCGCAAAGCTTCTTATCAAATATCGTGCGGATGTGAAAATCAAGCAAGAGCCTATCGATTCTAACACCATTGGCGGTGTATTAGGGGCAGCCTTTTGTAGCCACCAAGCTATAAAGTTAGTCTCGTATCTTATCGAAGAAGCTGAGGCAGATCCCAACAGAATCATTGAAGATCTTATGGGAAGAAATCCCTGGGTAAGCAATCCATTGGAATCAAGAGGAAAGATCAGCGAGTGGCTCTTTAGAAATAAGCACCTCAACCCAGATGAGGTACAAGGCCTAGAAATAGGAGACTGCAGAGCCTTAAAGCCATTAGTACGGACTGCTAAGCGGTTTGCAAGGGAGCGATCAAGTGGATCATCATCGCTTCAAGAATCAGAAATTAGAGCATTGAAGGGAGCAAATCGGAATAGTGGAAGATAG